Proteins from a single region of Drosophila biarmipes strain raj3 chromosome 3R, RU_DBia_V1.1, whole genome shotgun sequence:
- the LOC108025175 gene encoding protein lap4 isoform X15 — MFKCIPIFKGCNRQVEFVDKRHCSLPQVPEEILRYSRTLEELFLDANHIRDLPKNFFRLHRLRKLGLSDNEIGRLPPDIQNFENLVELDVSRNDIPDIPDDIKHLQSLQVADFSSNPIPKLPSGFSQLKNLTVLGLNDMSLTTLPADFGSLTQLESLELRENLLKYLPETISQLTKLKRLDLGDNEIEDLPPYLGYLPGLHELWLDHNQLQRLPPELGLLTKLTYLDVSENRLEELPNEISGLVSLTDLDLAQNLLEALPDGIAKLSRLTILKLDQNRLQRLNDTLGNCENMQELILTENFLSELPASIGQMTKLSNLNVDRNALEYLPLEIGQCANLGVLSLRDNKLKKLPPELGNCTVLHVLDVSGNQLLYLPYSLVNLQLKAVWLSENQSQPLLTFQPDVDAETGEQVLSCYLLPQQEYQPITPDYPPMTLYRSSEKFDSTEFFSYQQKARDLESDSEPFEEREPSRTVVKFSEEASQEKDTPFVRQNTPHPKDLKAKAQKLKVERSRHEEHANLVTLPEENGTKLAETPTETRTIANNHQQQAQPVQQPTVGVNSKQPVGVVTPTATTVAPPAVQGGSEGGSTTANNVKVATAAVVAELQATVGGNDEAQDEDEQEDEFESDRRVGFQVEGEDDDFYKRPPKLHRRDTPHHLKNKRVQHLTDKQASEILANALASQERNDGTPQHSLSGKVTSPIEEEEQLEVEQEQQQHPFDSSLSPIPAGKAEPATDSDNLDGVTELRLEQYEIHIERTAAGLGLSIAGGKGSTPFKGDDDGIFISRVTEAGPADLAGLKVGDKVIKVNGIVVVDADHYQAVQVLKACGAVLVLVVQREVTRLIGHPVFSEDGSVSQISVETRPLVAEAPPAASVSHERYIPAAIEVVPQQQQLQQQLQQPVQQVAPAHSYSGNVFATPTAQPAVAPNGLLQNGREAPLSYIQLHTTLIRDQIGQGLGFSIAGGKGSPPFKDDCDGIFISRLTEGGLAHRDGKIMVGDRVMAINGNDMTEAHHDAAVACLTEPQRFVRLVLQREYRGPLEPPTSPRSPAVLNSLSPSGYLANRPANFSRSVGEVEQPYKYSTLATTTPTYTPTPTPTVPASISNNNNTLPSSKTNGFATAAAASAASPAATIDSATGQPVPAPRRTNSVPLGDGDLGAASTTSGDSGEAQPSSLRPLTSDDFQAMIPAHFLSGGSQHQVHVARPNEVGVSAVTVNVNKPQPDLPMFPAAPTELGRVTETITKSTFTETVMTRITDNQLAEPLISEEVVLPKNQGSLGFSIIGGTDHSCVPFGTREPGIFISHIVPGGIASKCGKLRMGDRILKVNEADVSKATHQDAVLELLKPGDDIKLTIQHDPLPPGFQEVLLSKAEGERLGMHIKGGLNGQRGNPADPSDEGVFVSKINSVGAARRDGRLKVGMRLLEVNGHSLLGASHQDAVNVLRNAGNEIQLVVCKGYDKSNLIHSIGQAGGMSTGFNSSASCSGGSRQGSRASETGSELSQSQSVSSLDHEEDERLRQDFDVFASQKPDAQPTGQTILAAAAAMVHGTTSPTPTAVTATTTPAPSPAPVASADLTAQDTPATQTVALIHAEQQAHQQQQHQTQLAPLGQEKSTQEKVLEIVRAADAFTTVPPKSPSEHHEQDKIQKTTTVVISKHTLDTNPSTPTTPAAPLPIAGSAESANSAPAPGSGPVLPAATVQTQTQTTSEGKDADEQSQLQLTAEQRIA, encoded by the exons ATATACCCGACATTCCCGACGATATCAAGCATCTGCAGAGCCTGCAGGTGGCCGACTTCAGCTCGAATCCGATACCCAAGCTGCCCTCGGGCTTCTCCCAGCTGAAGAACCTGACCGTCCTGGGCCTCAACGACATGTCGCTCACCACATTGCCAGCGGACTTTGGCAGCCTCACCCAGCTGGAGTCGCTGGAGCTGCGCGAGAACCTGCTCAAGTACCTGCCCGAGACAATAAGCCAGCTGACGAAGCTGAAGCGTCTGGACCTGGGCGACAACGAGATCGAGGACCTGCCGCCCTACCTGGGCTATCTGCCCGGCCTGCACGAGCTCTGGCTGGACCACAACCAGCTGCAGCGCCTGCCGCCGGAGCTGGGACTGCTGACCAAGCTGACCTACCTCGACGTGTCCGAGAACCGGCTGGAGGAGCTGCCCAACGAGATCAGCGGCCTGGTCAGCCTGACCGACCTGGATCTCGCCCAGAATCTGCTCGAGGCTCTGCCCGACGGCATTGCCAAGCTGAGCAGGCTGACCATCCTGAAGCTGGACCAGAATCGATTACAGCGGCTCAACGACACGCTCGGAAA CTGCGAGAACATGCAGGAACTGATACTGACCGAGAACTTCCTCTCCGAGCTGCCCGCCTCCATTGGCCAGATGACCAAGCTGAGCAACCTGAACGTGGACCGCAATGCGCTGGAGTACCTGCCGCTGGAGATTGGCCAGTGCGCCAACCTGGGCGTGCTCAGTCTGCGGGACAACAAGCTGAAGAAGCTGCCGCCGGAGCTGGGCAACTGCACGGTGCTCCATGTGCTCGACGTGAGCGGGAATCAGCTGCTGTACCTGCCCTACTCCCTGGTCAACCTGCAGCTGAAGGCCGTCTGGCTGTCGGAGAATCAGTCGCAGCCGCTGCTCACCTTCCAGCCGGACGTGGATGCGGAAACAGGGGAGCAGGTGCTGTCCTGCTACCTGCTGCCCCAGCAGGAGTACCAGCCAATCACCCCAG ACTATCCACCCATGACGCTTTATAGATCAAGCGAAAAATTCGATTCGACGGAATTCTTCAGTTATCAGCAGAAAG CCCGTGACCTGGAATCCGACTCGGAGCCGTTCGAGGAGCGCGAGCCGTCGCGCACCGTGGTCAAGTTCTCGGAGGAGGCCAGCCAGGAGAAGGACACGCCCTTCGTGCGCCAGAACACGCCGCATCCCAAGGATCTCAAGGCCAAGGCGCAGAAGCTGAAGGTGGAGCGCAGCCGGCACGAGGAGCACGCCAACCTGGTCACGCTGCCCGAGGAG AACGGCACCAAGTTAGCTGAGACACCAACCGAGACCCGAACCATTGCCAACAATCACCAACAGCAGGCTCAGCCGGTGCAGCAACCCACCGTTGGTGTAAATTCCAAGCAGCCAGTGGGCGTAGTCACTCCCACCGCGACGACAGTCGCTCCACCGGCCGTACAGGGTGGCTCAGAGGGCGGCAGCACCACCGCCAACAATGTGAAAGTGGCAACTGCAGCTGTGGTCGCCGAACTACAGGCCACAGTTGGTGGAAACGATGAGGCCCAAGATGAGGACGAGCAGGAGGATGAGTTT GAATCCGATCGCCGTGTGGGCTTTCAAGTGGAGGGCGAAGATGATGACTTCTACAAAAGACCACCGAAGTTGCACAGAAG GGACACTCCGCACCACCTGAAGAACAAGCGCGTGCAGCATTTAACCGACAAGCAGGCCAGCGAGATCCTGGCCAATGCCCTGGCCTCCCAGGAGCGCAATGACGGCACTCCGCAGCACTCGCTGTCCGGCAAGGTGACGTCCCCcatcgaggaggaggagcagctggaggtggagcaggagcagcagcagcaccccTTCGACTCCTCGCTCTCGCCCATCCCGGCTGGCAAAGCAGAGCCTGCCACCGACTCGG ACAACCTGGATGGCGTCACGGAGCTGCGCTTGGAGCAGTACGAAATCCACATCGAACGCACTGCAGCCGGTCTGGGCCTGAGCATTGCCGGCGGCAAGGGCTCCACGCCCTTCAAGGGCGACGACGATGGCATCTTCATATCCCGGGTCACCGAGGCGGGACCCGCCGACCTGGCCGGCCTCAAAGTGGGCGACAAGGTGATCAAGGTCAATGGCATCGTGGTGGTGGATGCGGATCACTATCAGGCTGTGCAGGTGCTAAAGGCCTGCGGTGCCGTCCTCGTTCTGGTGGTGCAGCGGGAGGTGACCCGCCTGATTGGACACCCCGTGTTCAGCGAGGATGGCAGTGTGTCGCAAATCTCGGTGGAAACGCGACCACTGGTTGCGGAGGCTCCTCCGGCTGCTTCTGTCAGCCACGAGCGCTACATCCCGGCAGCCATTGAAGTGGtgccccagcagcagcagctccaacAGCAGCTACAACAGCCCGTTCAGCAAGTGGCCCCCGCGCACAGCTATTCGGGCAATgtgtttgccacgcccacggccCAGCCTGCCGTCGCCCCCAATGGATTGCTACAGAATGGCAGG GAGGCGCCGCTGAGCTACATCCAGCTGCACACGACGCTCATCCGCGATCAGATTGGCCAGGGACTGGGCTTCAGCATTGCGGGCGGCAAGGGCTCGCCGCCGTTCAAGGACGACTGCGATGGCATTTTCATATCGCGCCTCACGGAGGGCGGTCTGGCGCACCGCGATGGCAAAATTATGGTGGGCGACCGTGTGATGGCG ATTAACGGCAACGATATGACGGAGGCGCATCATGACGCGGCCGTCGCCTGTTTGACGGAACCGCAGCGATTTGTTCGTTTGGTGCTGCAGCGCGAGTACAGAGGTCCTCTGGAACCGCCCACGAGTCCGCGCAGTCCGGCCGTGCTCAACTCTCTGAGCCCCTCCGGATATCTGGCCAACCGACCAG CCAACTTCAGTCGCTCGGTGGGTGAAGTGGAGCAGCCCTACAAGTACAGCACCCTGGCCACGACCACGCCCACTTACAcacccacgcccacgcccaccgtGCCAGCTAGCATAAGCAACAATAATAACACGCTGCCCAGCAGCAAAACCAACGGATTTGCAACAGCTGCTGCGGCCTCGGCTGCCTCTCCTGCTGCCACGATAGACAGTGCCACGGGGCAGCCAGTTCCGGCTCCCCGGCGCACCAACTCGGTGCCCCTAGGCGACGGAGACCTTGGAGCGGCCTCCACCACCAGCGGCGATTCTGGCGAGGCTCAG CCCTCCTCGCTGCGCCCGCTGACCAGCGATGATTTTCAGGCGATGATTCCGGCACACTTCCTCAGCGGCGGCAGTCAGCATCAGGTGCATGTGGCCCGGCCCAACGAGGTGGGCGTGAGCGCGGTCACGGTGAATGTGAACAAGCCGCAGCCGGATCTGCCCATGTTCCCGGCGGCCCCCACCGAGCTGGGCCGCGTCACCGAGACGATCACCAAGTCCACGTTCACGGAGACCGTGATGACCCGCATCACCGACAATCAGTTGGCGGAACCCCTGATCAGTGAG GAGGTTGTGCTGCCCAAGAACCAGGGCTCCCTGGGATTCAGCATCATCGGCGGAACGGATCATTCCTGTGTGCCCTTTGGCACTCGAGAGCCCGGCATTTTCATATCGCAC ATTGTGCCCGGCGGGATTGCCTCCAAGTGCGGCAAGCTGCGCATGGGAGATCGCATATTGAAAGTCAACGAGGCGGATGTTTCCAAGGCCACACATCAGGATGCCGTGCTGGAGCTGCTGAAGCCAGGTGATGATATCAAGCTGACCATCCAGCACGATCCACTGCCGCCAGGATTCCAG GAAGTGCTGCTCAGCAAGGCGGAGGGCGAACGTCTGGGCATGCACATCAAGGGCGGACTGAATGGGCAGCGCGGTAATCCTGCCGATCCCTCCGACGAGGGAGTCTTCGTGTCCAAAATTAACTCGGTCGGAGCGGCCAGACGGGACGGAAGGCTTAAG GTGGGCATGCGTCTGCTGGAGGTTAATGGACACTCGCTGCTGGGCGCCTCGCACCAGGATGCGGTCAATGTGCTGCGCAACGCCGGCAACGAGATTCAATTGGTCGTTTGCAAGGGCTACGACAAGTCCAATTTAATTCATTCCATTGGCCAGGCCGGCGGCATGAGCACTGGCTTCAACTCGTCTGCATCCTGCAGCGGTGGCAGTCGCCAAG GATCTCGTGCCTCGGAAACGGGCTCGGAACTGAGCCAGAGTCAGAGCGTATCCAGTCTGGACCACGAGGAGGATGAGCGTCTGCGACAG GACTTTGACGTCTTCGCCTCGCAGAAGCCAGATGCCCAGCCAACTGGCCAAACGATTCtggccgccgctgctgccatGGTGCATGGCACCACATCGCCCACTCCCACTGCTGTGACTGCCACAACCACACCGGCTCCTTCTCCCGCTCCGGTGGCTTCCGCTGATTTAACGGCCCAGGACACGCCAGCCACGCAGACCGTGGCGCTCATTCACGCAGAACAACAGGCCcatcaacagcaacagcatcaGACGCAGCTGGCGCCCTTGGGTCAGGAGAAGAGCACCCAGGAGAAG GTGCTGGAAATTGTACGCGCGGCCGACGCCTTCACCACCGTGCCGCCGAAGTCGCCGTCGGAGCACCACGAGCAGGACAAGATACAGAAGACGACGACGGTTGTCATATCGAAGCACACGCTCGACACGAATCCCAGCACCCCCACCACGCCGGCGGCACCGCTGCCCATCGCCGGATCCGCTGAGTCAGCGAActctgctcctgctccggGTTCGGGGCCAGTGCTTCCTGCCGCCACCGTGCAGACACAGACGCAAACGACCTCTGAGGGCAAAGATGCCGACGAGCAGTCGCAACTACAG CTTACTGCTGAGCAGCGCATTGCTTAA